A genomic window from Manduca sexta isolate Smith_Timp_Sample1 chromosome 5, JHU_Msex_v1.0, whole genome shotgun sequence includes:
- the LOC115455889 gene encoding mediator of RNA polymerase II transcription subunit 20: MGVTVLQQFHVPENKTGTYVIELLTKRILALGATQQGQFLVDCESYLSHPQMGTTKTVHILHNSEQPASVFSILESGTKNIHVIADGLFDLLMMKLSQHYTSKKQTKIESKGPRFELGDFCVKLGSVTMNQNFKGVLIEVEYRPCVMANAVWGLLREFLQGLLGPSVPVQPPQHLLSRMNEIYTPIDTIYQYLEHFSAYRKGLRSA, from the exons ATGGGTGTAACAGT GTTACAGCAGTTCCATGTACCGGAAAACAAGACCGGAACGTATGTGATAGAGCTGTTGACGAAACGTATTCTCGCGCTGGGAGCCACACAGCAGGGACAGTTCCTGGTGGACTGCGAAAGTTATTTATCACATCCTCAAATGG GAACAACAAAAACAGTTCACATTCTTCACAACTCGGAACAGCCTGCTTCAGTGTTTTCAATCCTAGAGAGTGGTACAAAGAACATCCATGTCATCGCTGATGGGCTGTTTGATTTGCTGATGATGAAGCTGTCACAGCATTATACATCTAAGAAACAGACCAAGATCGAGAGCAAGGGACCAAGGTTTGAACTGGGTGACTTTTGTGTTAAGCTTGGTTCAGTCACTATGAAtcagaatttcaaaggtgtttTGATTGAG GTGGAATACCGTCCATGCGTGATGGCTAACGCAGTGTGGGGTCTGTTGCGCGAGTTTCTCCAAGGTCTTCTGGGACCGTCAGTGCCGGTGCAGCCACCACAACACCTACTCAGCAGAATGAACGAGATATACACACCAATAGACACCATTTATCAGTACTTAGAACATTTTAGTGCATATAGGAAAGGGTTGAGAAGTGCTTGA
- the LOC115455886 gene encoding uncharacterized protein LOC115455886, translating into MFKKIITFLLLRDPLLDAGSSHYHLGAVRRYSGPSHNNNNIINTHLLLLRLFVSATLTIAVELDLINCGVDHEIDVSTGNVTLDKYPWSGILYYLDYAQGEVRAVTTVVLIHKEFVLAAAADIGPISKKHFRKSSRVLLGEDWEAPGRRVRNYVIHPEYGETYNTLALIQLTDIVRNPKIKPLCPPPERLRKPKFYVVKFDEDYKTLQKQVHKMEHIPGGWCKDFYVGGNLYSERMRPPHVACALSLQMQWPCVWHAGAALVSRDVWGRWQLLGFGVRGPGCGVPSRYLDLMSYDPWIRSSLRKFQRITITKLNKQKYILRSASAAAQKFGACDAEETTNLIFRESIVLRTDNNQYQFLTYNMTLYNNIDYKCITLELINASAVSEMRITHYCQRYSHGPACYTYKGSVLDVSVYLMFSDKCIFEMFVWGEEQSMALLDIQKWKWEEGTYYKDFSMTRVEYRGQTYMTDFGFEPLDYKMWVPEYDVWTTTEFDNSTWSSTTPPPTKEESGPDVISDSYDYKPTTSTAPPTKKRFKTRSTTKRTTTTTTTTTTTTPTTTTTTTTTTAKPTTAPPVTTTTKEEATTTSAP; encoded by the exons ATGTTTAAGAAAATCATAACGTTTCTGCTTTTACGAG ATCCGTTACTGGACGCTGGGAGCTCGCACTACCACTTGGGAGCTGTTCGACGATATTCTGGG CccagtcataataataataatataattaatacgcATTTGTTACTACTAAGGCTGTTTGTTTCAGCAACGCTAACAATAGCTGTTGAGTTAGATCTAATAAACTGCGGGGTTGACCACGAGATCGACGTCAGCACGGGCAACGTCACGCTCGACAAATATCCATGGAGTGGAATACTCTATTATTTGGATT ACGCTCAAGGTGAGGTGAGAGCGGTGACGACCGTCGTATTGATACACAAAGAGTTCGTGTTAGCCGCAGCGGCCGACATAGGTCCCATATCGAAGAAGCACTTCAG GAAAAGTTCCCGCGTCCTGCTAGGCGAGGATTGGGAGGCGCCGGGACGCCGCGTGCGCAACTACGTCATTCATCCTGAGTACGGCGAGACGTACAACACACTAGCACTCATACAGTTGACTGACATTGTCAGAAACC CTAAAATCAAGCCACTATGTCCACCACCAGAAAGGCTCAGGAAACCGAAATTCTACGTCGTAAAGTTTGATGAAG ATTACAAGACTCTTCAGAAACAAGTTCACAAGATGGAACACATTCCCGGCGGTTGGTGCAAGGACTTCTACGTTGGTGGTAAT TTGTACAGCGAGCGCATGCGTCCGCCGCACGTGGCGTGTGCGCTGTCGCTGCAGATGCAGTGGCCGTGCGTGTGGCACGCGGGCGCCGCGCTCGTCAGCCGAGACGTCTGGGGACGATGGCAACTG CTCGGATTCGGTGTCCGAGGTCCTGGTTGTGGAGTCCCGTCCCGATACCTGGACCTGATGAGCTACGACCCCTGGATTAGGTCCAGCCTTCGCAAGTTCCAGCGCATCACCATCACCAAGTTGAACAAACAGAAATACATACTACGAT CCGCCAGCGCTGCGGCACAAAAGTTCGGCGCTTGCGACGCTGAGGAAACTACGAATCTAATATTTAGAGAGTCTATTGTACTGAGAACGGATAATAATCAATACCAGTTCCTCACCTACAAT ATGACGCTGTACAACAATATAGACTACAAGTGCATCACGCTGGAGCTGATAAACGCGTCGGCCGTCTCCGAGATGAGGATCACTCATTACTGCCAAAGATATTCACACGGGCCTGCCTGTTACACCTACAAAG GTTCCGTATTGGATGTGTCCGTATACTTAATGTTCTCCGATAAATGCATATTCGAAATGTTTGTATGGGGAGAGGAGCAATCCATGGCTCTCCTGGACATACAGAAGTGGAAATGGGAAGAGGGTACTTACTACAAGGACTTTAGTATGACGCGCGTCGAATATCGAGGACAGACTTACATGACGGACTTCGGTTTCGAACCGCTGGATTATAAGATGTGGGTGCCGGAGTATGATGTGTGGACTACCACGGAGTTCGATAACAGTACGTGGTCTAGTACCACGCCGCCGCCCACGAAGGAGGAAT CCGGGCCGGACGTCATCTCCGATTCGTACGATTACAAGCCTACGACAAGCACGGCACCGCCTACGAAGAAGAGGTTTAAGACTAGGTCGACAACTAAGAGGACTACAACTACGACTACGACGACTACGACGACTACGCCAACTACGACTACAACGACTACGACGACTACAGCTAAGCCTACTACAGCTCCCCCAGTCACGACAACCACCAAAGAAGAAGCAACGACGACTTCGGCGCCGTAA
- the LOC115455887 gene encoding uncharacterized protein LOC115455887: protein MAEDFSTLIHVSPALTNEMLSEALSDWFKKTVIFTDWEYVSDTGKGDSYLSELIRIKIHGKNADNVAKHVQVILKNIPKSKSRRLTFKSHEFFKNEINFYEKVLPELITFQSGRNVAEPYDKYVNLFLAYSDGTNDVICLEDASLENFGCAVRQEGIDYEHCKITFKVLAKFHALSFAMKDQQPEKFQKISTELFETYYHDRLWNWYSRFWKRICGIAIDAVEKEYPNSIYVERLKKFAVPERYQDMIDAATKTTATAVISHGDSWTNNFLYKYEDSRPVDAKIIDFQLSRCASPVLDLTFAIYACTSQDLRLKYYEELLKYYHDVLSKEIRDMGSDPEKIYPWSLFMDEIQKYSYFGLAFSFESTPFIVLDPEDAVNMEMEGDEKLNIEDVWQIGPFKTKEGRLREANNVVFCVDRGYI from the exons ATGGCTGAAGATTTTTCCACTTTGATCCATGTGTCACCAGCACTCACAAATGAAATGCTGAGCGAAGCTCTTTCTGATTGGTTTAAAAAAACTGTGATATTTACAGATTgggag TACGTCAGCGATACCGGGAAAGGCGACTCCTATCTCAGCGAGTTGATAAGAATCAAAATACACGGAAAAAACGCTGACAACGTCGCTAAACACGTCCAAGTGATACTCAAAAACATACCCAAAAGCAAATCCCGACGGCTCACTTTCAAAAGCCACGAATTCTTCAAAAACGAGATCAACTTCTATGAAAAAGTATTGCCAGAGTTAATTACATTCCAGTCTGGTAGAAACGTGGCAGAACCCTACGATAAATACGTAAATCTCTTCTTAGCTTACAGTGATGGGACGAATGACGTCATATGTCTCGAAGACGCCAGTCTAGAGAACTTCGGATGCGCAGTACGCCAAGAAGGAATTGACTATGAACACTGCAAGATAACATTTAAAGTGTTGGCCAAGTTCCACGCTCTGTCGTTCGCCATGAAAGACCAACAGCCAGAGAAATTCCAGAAGATTAGTACTGAATTGTTTGAGACCTACTACCACGACCGTCTGTGGAATTGGTACTCCAGGTTCTGGAAGAGGATATGCGGTATAGCAATAGACGCTGTTGAAAAAGAGTATCCGAACTCCATATACGTGGAGAGATTAAAGAAATTTGCGGTGCCAGAACGATACCAGGACATGATAGACGCCGCCACGAAGACTACGGCCACGGCGGTCATATCCCACGGCGATTCCTGGACTAATAACTTCCTGTACAAATATGAAGATAGTCGGCCAGTTGATGCCAAGATTATCGACTTCCAACTATCGCGTTGCGCTAGCCCTGTCTTGGATTTGACCTTTGCCATTTACGCTTGCACTTCTCAAGATCTAAGGCTGAAGTATTACGAGGAGTTGCTAAAGTATTACCACGATGTATTGTCTAAAGAAATAAGAGACATGGGAAGTGATCCAGAAAAGATATACCCATGGAGCTTATTCATGGATGAGATCCAGAAGTATTCCTACTTTGGCCTCGCTTTTAGTTTTGAGTCGACTCCATTTATTGTATTGGACCCGGAGGATGCTGTTAATATGGAAATGGAG GGCGACGAAAAACTAAACATTGAAGACGTGTGGCAGATAGGTCCTTTTAAGACTAAAGAAGGCCGGCTACGGGAAGCGAATAATGTTGTATTTTGTGTGGACAGAGGATATATATAA